In one window of Balaenoptera musculus isolate JJ_BM4_2016_0621 chromosome 10, mBalMus1.pri.v3, whole genome shotgun sequence DNA:
- the PLXNB2 gene encoding plexin-B2 isoform X2: MALQLWTLTVLGLVGTSVSLRSRKLDFFRSETELNHLVVDEVSGVVYVGAVNALYQLSADLQLEQRAATGPALDNQKCTPPIEASQCHEAVQTDNVNQLLLLDRSRNRLIECGSLFKGICALRSLSNISTLLFYEDGSGEKSFVASNDKSVATVGLVSTAGPSGEHVLFVGKGNGPHDNGIIVSTRLLDRTEGREAFEAYTDHATYKAGYLSTNTQQFVAAFEDGPYVFFVFNQQDKHPARNRTLLARMCKHDPFYYSYLEVDLRCLGPGDTRVPAFGTCLAASVARPGATGVLYTVFSTDGRGGGGPRAGLCLFPLDEVHNKMEANRDACYTGTREAGRDTFYKPFHGEIQCGGHGSGASESFPCGSEHLPYPLGSRDGLSAIAVLHRGGLNLTAVTVTTENGHTIAFLGTSDGRVLKVYLAPDGSSAEYGSVLVEINKRIKRDLVLAADRASLYAMTQDKVFRLPVQECESFSTCAHCRSSQDPYCGWCVVEGRCTRRAECPRAEESGHWLWSRSESCVAVTEAQPQNMSRRAQGEVHLTVSPLPALSEEDKLLCLFGESPPHVASMQGGAVVCNSPSSIPSTPPGQDHVAVTIQLLFKRGDVFLTSHLYPFYDCRVAMSLEENLPCISCASNRWTCQWDLRYHECREASPNPEDGIVRAHMEDDCPQFLNPSPMVIPMNHETAVTFQGKNLDTVKGSSLHVGSDLLKFEEPVSTQEQGTFSFRTPKLSHDANETLPLHLYVKSYGKNIDSRLQVTLYNCSFGRSDCSLCLAADPAYQCVWCSGQSGCVYAALCGHATSECPPPVITRIQPETGPLGGGIRITILGSDLGVRADDVKRVTVAGQNCAFEPERYSVSTRIVCTIEAAEAPFTGGVEVDISGKLGHSPPHVQFTYQQPQPLSVEPKQGPQAGGTTLTINGTHLDTGSEEDMRVTLNDIPCKVTQFGAQLQCVTGPQAVPGELSLKIYYGGSEVPSPGVTFTYRENPVLRAFEPLRSFVSGGRSINVTGQGFSLIQKFAMVVIAEPLQSWRRRREAGPLQPVTVVGREYVFCSDSKVVFLSPAVPEEPEAYNLTALIQMDGHQALLRTEAGAFEYVADPTFENFTGGVKKQVNKLIHARGTNLNKAMTIHEAEAFVGAERCIMKTLTETDLYCEPPEVQPPPKRRQKRDTTHNLPEFIVKFGSREWVLGRVEYDTRVSDVPLSLILPLVIVPMVAVIAVSVYCYWRKSQQAEREYEKIKSQLEGLEESVRDRCKKEFTDLMIEMEDQTNDVHEAGIPVLDYKTYTDRVFFLPSKDGDKDVMITGKLDIPESRRPLVEQALNQFSNLLNSKCFLINFIHTLENQREFSARAKVYFASLLTVALHGKLEYYTDIMRTLFLELMEQYVVAKNPKLMLRRSETVVERMLSNWMSICLYQYLKDSAGEPLYKLFKAIKHQVEKGPVDAVQKKAKYTLNDTGLLGDDVEYAPLTVSVIVQDEGVDAIPVKVLNCDTISQVKEKIIDQVYRTQPCSRWPKADSVVLEWRPGSTAQILSDLDLTSQREGRWKRVNTLMHYNVRDGATLILSKVGVSQQPEDSQQDLPGERHALLEEENRVWHLVRPTDEVDEGKSKRGSMKEKERTKAITEIYLTRLLSVKGTLQQFVDNFFQSVLAPGHAVPPAVKYFFDFLDEQAEKHDIKDEDTIHIWKTNSLPLRFWVNILKNPHFIFDVHVHEVVDASLSVIAQTFMDTCTRTEHKLSRDSPSNKLLYAKEISTYKKMVEDYYKGIRQMVQVSDQDMNTHLAEISRAHTDSLNTLVALHQLYQYTQKYYDEIINALEEDPAAQKMQLAFRLQQIAAALENKVTDL; this comes from the exons ATGGCGCTGCAGCTCTGGACCCTGACCGTCCTCGGCCTGGTGGGCACAAGTGTGAGCCTGCGGTCCCGCAAGCTGGACTTCTTCCGCAGCGAAACGGAGCTGAACCACCTGGTGGTGGATGAGGTGTCGGGCGTGGTGTACGTGGGGGCGGTGAACGCGCTCTACCAGCTGAGCGCCGACCTGCAGCTGGAGCAGCGGGCGGCCACGGGCCCAGCCCTGGACAACCAGAAGTGCACGCCGCCCATCGAGGCGAGCCAGTGCCACGAGGCCGTGCAGACTGACAACGTCAACCAGCTGCTGCTCCTTGACCGGTCCCGGAACCGCCTCATCGAGTGCGGCAGCCTCTTCAAGGGCATTTGCGCCCTGCGCTCCCTGAGCAATATCTCCACGCTCCTCTTCTACGAGGACGGCAGCGGCGAGAAGTCCTTCGTGGCCAGCAACGACAAGAGCGTGGCCACTGTGGGGCTGGTGAGCACCGCGGGCCCGAGCGGCGAGCACGTGCTCTTTGTGGGCAAGGGCAACGGGCCCCATGACAACGGCATCATCGTGAGCACGCGCCTGCTGGACCGGACCGAGGGCAGGGAGGCCTTCGAGGCCTACACGGACCACGCCACCTACAAGGCCGGCTACCTGTCCACAAACACACAGCAGTTCGTGGCTGCCTTCGAGGACGGCCCCTACGTCTTCTTCGTCTTCAACCAGCAGGACAAGCACCCGGCCCGGAACCGCACGCTGCTGGCGCGTATGTGCAAGCACGACCCGTTCTACTACTCCTACCTGGAGGTGGACCTGCGCTGCCTGGGCCCCGGCGACACCCGGGTCCCCGCCTTCGGCACCTGCCTGGCGGCCTCCGTGGCCCGGCCAGGCGCCACTGGGGTGCTGTACACTGTCTTCAGCACAGATGGCCGGGGCGGCGGGGGGCCACGGGCGGGCCTCTGCCTGTTCCCGCTGGACGAGGTCCACAACAAGATGGAGGCCAACCGCGACGCCTGCTACACGGGCACCCGGGAGGCAGGCCGGGACACCTTCTACAAGCCCTTCCACGGCGAGATCCAGTGTGGTGGCCACGGGTCG GGTGCCAGCGAGAGTTTCCCGTGTGGCTCGGAGCACCTGCCCTACCCGCTGGGCAGCCGAGACGGACTCTCAGCCATAGCCGTGCTGCACCGTGGAGGCCTGAACCTGACAGCTGTGACAGTGACGACCGAGAACGGCCACACCATCGCCTTCCTGGGCACCTCGGACGGCCGGGTCCTCAAG GTGTACCTCGCTCCAGATGGCAGCTCTGCAGAGTATGGCTCTGTCCTTGTGGAGATCAACAAGAGAATCAAGAGGGACCTGGTGCTGGCCGCAGACCGGGCCAGTCTGTACGCCATGACCCAGGACAAG GTGTTCCGGCTCCCCGTGCAGGAGTGTGAGAGCTTTTCCACCTGCGCCCACTGCCGCAGCTCACAGGACCCCTATTGCGGCTGGTGCGTCGTCGAGGGACG ATGCACCAGGAGGGCCGAGTGCCCGCGGGCCGAAGAGAGTGGCCACTGGCTGTGGAGCCGCAGCGAGTCCTGTGTGGCCGTCACCGAGGCCCAGCCGCAGAACATGAGCCGCCGGGCCCAGGGAGAG GTGCACCTGACCGTCAGTCCGCTCCCGGCCCTGAGCGAGGAGGACAAGCTGCTGTGCCTCTTCGGTGAATCACCGCCTCACGTGGCGAGCATGCAAGGGGGCGCCGTGGTCTGCAACTCCCCAAGCAGCATCCCCAGCACACCGCCTGGCCAGG ATCACGTGGCTGTGACCATCCAGCTCCTCTTCAAACGTGGCGACGTCTTCCTGACCTCCCACCTGTACCCCTTCTACGACTGCCGAGTGGCCATGAGCCTGGAGGAGAACCTGCC gTGCATCTCCTGTGCCAGCAACCGCTGGACCTGCCAGTGGGACCTGCGCTACCACGAGTGTCGGGAGGCCTCGCCCAACCCTGAGGACGGCATTGTCCGTGCCCACATG gaGGACGACTGCCCCCAGTTCCTGAACCCCAGCCCGATGGTCATCCCCATGAACCACGAGACGGCTGTGACCTTCCAGGGCAAGAACCTGGACACGGTGAAG GGCTCCTCCCTGCACGTGGGCAGTGACCTGCTCAAGTTTGAGGAGCCAGTCAGCACACAGGAGCAAGGAACCTTCTCCTTTCGGACCCCAAAG CTCTCCCACGATGCCAACGAGACGCTGCCCCTGCATCTGTATGTCAAGTCCTACGGCAAGAATATTGACAGCCGGCTCCAAG TGACCCTCTACAACTGCTCCTTCGGCCGCAGCGACTGCAGCCTGTGCCTGGCCGCTGACCCTGCCTACCAGTGCGTGTGGTGCAGCGGGCAGAGCGGGTGTGTGTACGCGGCCCTGTGTGGTCACGCCACCTCCGAGTGCCCGCCGCCCGTCATCACCAGG ATCCAGCCTGAGACTGGTCCGCTCGGCGGAGGCATTCGCATCACCATCCTTGGGTCAGATCTGGGGGTCAGAGCAGACGACGTGAAGAGGGTCACCGTGGCTGGCCAGAACTGTGCCTTTGAGCCAGAACGGTACTCCGTGTCCACCCG GATCGTGTGCACCATCGAGGCTGCAGAGGCGCCCTTCACCGGGGGCGTCGAGGTGGACATCAGCGGGAAGCTCGGCCATTCGCCTCCCCATGTCCAATTCACCTATCAG CAGCCCCAGCCTCTCAGCGTGGAGCCAAAGCAGGGGCCACAGGCGGGCGGCACCACGTTGACCATCAATGGCACCCACCTGGACACAGGCTCTGAGGAAGACATGCGGGTGACCCTCAATGACATCCCTTGTAAAGT gacgCAGTTTGGGGCACAGCTTCAGTGTGTCACCGGCCCCCAGGCGGTTCCGGGAGAGCTGTCCCTAAAGATTTACTATGGGGGCTCTGAAGTGCCCAGCCCCGGCGTCACCTTCACCTACCGTGAGAACCCAGTACTGCGGGCCTTCGAGCCGCTGCGAAGCTTTGTCAG tgGTGGCCGGAGCATCAACGTCACAGGACAGGGCTTCAGCCTGATCCAGAAATTCGCCATGGTGGTCATAGCCGAGCCTCTGCAGTCCTGGAGGCGGCGGCGGGAGGCCGGACCCCTGCAGCCCGTGACG GTCGTGGGCAGGGAGTACGTGTTCTGCAGTGACTCCAAGGTCGTGTTCTTGTCCCCGGCCGTCCCCGAGGAGCCCGAGGCCTACAACCTCACAGCGCTCATTCAGATGGATGGGCACCAAGCCCTGCTCAGGACTGAGGCTGGTGCCTTTGAGTACGTCGCCGACCCCACCTTCGAGAACTTCACAGGGGGCGTCAAGAAGCAGGTCAACAAGCTCATTCACGCGCGG ggcaCGAATCTGAACAAGGCGATGACGATTCACGAGGCCGAGGCCTTCGTGGGTGCTGAGCGGTGCATCATGAAGACACTGACGGAGACCGATCTGTACTGTGAGCCCCCAGAGGTGCAGCCCCCTCCCAAGCGGCGGCAGAAGCGGGACACGACCCACAACCTGCCTGAGTTCATT GTGAAGTTTGGCTCCCGGGAGTGGGTGCTGGGCCGCGTGGAGTATGACACGCGTGTGAGTGACGTGCCGCTCAGCCTCATCCTGCCGCTGGTCATCGTGCCCATGGTGGCTGTCATCGCTGTGTCTGTCTACTGCTACTG GAGGAAGAGCCAACAGGCAGAGCGCGAGTATGAGAAGATCAAGTCCCAGCTGGAGGGCTTGGAGGAGAGCGTGCGTGACCGCTGCAAGAAGGAGTTCACAG ACCTGATGATTGAGATGGAGGACCAGACCAACGACGTGCACGAGGCAGGCATCCCCGTGCTGGACTACAAGACCTACACCGACCGCGTCTTCTTCCTGCCCTCGAAGGACGGCGACAAGGACGTGATGATCACGGGCAAGCTGGACATCCCTGAGTCACGGCGGCCCTTAGTGGAGCAGGCGCTCAACCAGTTCTCCAACCTGCTCAACAGCAAGTGCTTCCTCATCAAC TTCATCCACACCTTGGAGAACCAGCGGGAGTTCTCGGCCCGCGCCAAGGTCTACTTTGCGTCGCTGCTGACGGTGGCGCTGCACGGGAAGCTGGAGTACTACACGGACATCATGCGCACGCTCTTCCTGGAGCTCATGGAGCAGTATGTGGTGGCCAAGAACCCCAAGCTGATGCTGCGCAG GTCTGAGACAGTGGTGGAGAGGATGCTGTCTAACTGGATGTCCATCTGCCTGTACCAGTATCTCAAG GACAGCGCAGGGGAGCCGCTGTACAAGCTCTTCAAGGCCATCAAGCATCAGGTGGAGAAGGGGCCGGTGGACGCTGTGCAGAAGAAAGCCAAGTACACCCTCAATGACACGGGGCTGCTGGGGGACGACGTGGAGTACGCGCCCCTG ACAGTGAGCGTGATCGTCCAGGACGAAGGGGTCGACGCCATCCCTGTCAAGGTCCTCAACTGTGACACCATCTCCCAGGTCAAGGAGAAGATCATTGACCAGGTGTACCGCACACAGCCTTGCTCCCGCTGGCCCAAGGCCGACAGTGTGGTCCTCG AGTGGCGTCCTGGCTCCACAGCCCAGATCCTGTCAGACCTGGACCTGACCTCTCAGCGGGAGGGCCGGTGGAAGCGCGTCAACACGCTGATGCACTACAAC GTCCGGGATGGAGCCACTCTCATCCTGTCGAAGGTGGGGGTCTCCCAGCAGCCTGAGGACAGCCAGCAGGACCTGCCTGGGGAGC gcCACGCCCTCCTGGAGGAGGAGAACCGGGTGTGGCACCTGGTGCGGCCAACGGACGAGGTGGACGAAGGCAAGTCCAAGCGTGGCAGCATGAAGGAGAAGGAGCGCACCAAGGCCATCACTGAGATCTACCTGACCCGCCTGCTCTCAGTCAAG GGCACGCTGCAGCAGTTTGTGGACAACTTCTTCCAGAGCGTGCTGGCGCCTGGCCACGCGGTGCCGCCCGCAGTCAAGTACTTCTTCGACTTCCTGGACGAGCAGGCAGAAAAGCATGACATCAAGGACGAGGACACCATCCACATCTGGAAGACCAACAG TTTACCTCTCCGGTTCTGGGTGAACATCCTCAAGAACCCCCATTTCATCTTCGACGTGCACGTCCACGAGGTGGTGGACGCCTCCCTGTCGGTCATCGCACAGACCTTCATGGACACCTGCACACGCACAGAGCACAAGCTGAGCCGC GACTCTCCGAGCAACAAGCTACTCTACGCCAAGGAGATCTCCACCTATaagaagatggtggagga ctACTACAAGGGGATCAGACAGATGGTGCAGGTCAGCGACCAGGACATGAACACACACCTGGCAGAGATTTCCCGG GCGCACACGGACTCCCTGAACACCCTCGTGGCCCTGCACCAGCTCTACCAGTACACGCAGAAGTACTACGACGAG ATCATCAACGCCCTGGAGGAGGATCCCGCCGCCCAGAAGATGCAGCTGGCCTTCCGCCTGCAGCAGATCGCGGCTGCGCTTGAGAACAAAGTCACGGACCTCTGA
- the PLXNB2 gene encoding plexin-B2 isoform X1, with protein sequence MALQLWTLTVLGLVGTSVSLRSRKLDFFRSETELNHLVVDEVSGVVYVGAVNALYQLSADLQLEQRAATGPALDNQKCTPPIEASQCHEAVQTDNVNQLLLLDRSRNRLIECGSLFKGICALRSLSNISTLLFYEDGSGEKSFVASNDKSVATVGLVSTAGPSGEHVLFVGKGNGPHDNGIIVSTRLLDRTEGREAFEAYTDHATYKAGYLSTNTQQFVAAFEDGPYVFFVFNQQDKHPARNRTLLARMCKHDPFYYSYLEVDLRCLGPGDTRVPAFGTCLAASVARPGATGVLYTVFSTDGRGGGGPRAGLCLFPLDEVHNKMEANRDACYTGTREAGRDTFYKPFHGEIQCGGHGSGASESFPCGSEHLPYPLGSRDGLSAIAVLHRGGLNLTAVTVTTENGHTIAFLGTSDGRVLKVYLAPDGSSAEYGSVLVEINKRIKRDLVLAADRASLYAMTQDKVFRLPVQECESFSTCAHCRSSQDPYCGWCVVEGRCTRRAECPRAEESGHWLWSRSESCVAVTEAQPQNMSRRAQGEVHLTVSPLPALSEEDKLLCLFGESPPHVASMQGGAVVCNSPSSIPSTPPGQDHVAVTIQLLFKRGDVFLTSHLYPFYDCRVAMSLEENLPCISCASNRWTCQWDLRYHECREASPNPEDGIVRAHMEDDCPQFLNPSPMVIPMNHETAVTFQGKNLDTVKGSSLHVGSDLLKFEEPVSTQEQGTFSFRTPKLSHDANETLPLHLYVKSYGKNIDSRLQVTLYNCSFGRSDCSLCLAADPAYQCVWCSGQSGCVYAALCGHATSECPPPVITRIQPETGPLGGGIRITILGSDLGVRADDVKRVTVAGQNCAFEPERYSVSTRIVCTIEAAEAPFTGGVEVDISGKLGHSPPHVQFTYQQPQPLSVEPKQGPQAGGTTLTINGTHLDTGSEEDMRVTLNDIPCKVTQFGAQLQCVTGPQAVPGELSLKIYYGGSEVPSPGVTFTYRENPVLRAFEPLRSFVRCAHSGTIPSLPPSGGRSINVTGQGFSLIQKFAMVVIAEPLQSWRRRREAGPLQPVTVVGREYVFCSDSKVVFLSPAVPEEPEAYNLTALIQMDGHQALLRTEAGAFEYVADPTFENFTGGVKKQVNKLIHARGTNLNKAMTIHEAEAFVGAERCIMKTLTETDLYCEPPEVQPPPKRRQKRDTTHNLPEFIVKFGSREWVLGRVEYDTRVSDVPLSLILPLVIVPMVAVIAVSVYCYWRKSQQAEREYEKIKSQLEGLEESVRDRCKKEFTDLMIEMEDQTNDVHEAGIPVLDYKTYTDRVFFLPSKDGDKDVMITGKLDIPESRRPLVEQALNQFSNLLNSKCFLINFIHTLENQREFSARAKVYFASLLTVALHGKLEYYTDIMRTLFLELMEQYVVAKNPKLMLRRSETVVERMLSNWMSICLYQYLKDSAGEPLYKLFKAIKHQVEKGPVDAVQKKAKYTLNDTGLLGDDVEYAPLTVSVIVQDEGVDAIPVKVLNCDTISQVKEKIIDQVYRTQPCSRWPKADSVVLEWRPGSTAQILSDLDLTSQREGRWKRVNTLMHYNVRDGATLILSKVGVSQQPEDSQQDLPGERHALLEEENRVWHLVRPTDEVDEGKSKRGSMKEKERTKAITEIYLTRLLSVKGTLQQFVDNFFQSVLAPGHAVPPAVKYFFDFLDEQAEKHDIKDEDTIHIWKTNSLPLRFWVNILKNPHFIFDVHVHEVVDASLSVIAQTFMDTCTRTEHKLSRDSPSNKLLYAKEISTYKKMVEDYYKGIRQMVQVSDQDMNTHLAEISRAHTDSLNTLVALHQLYQYTQKYYDEIINALEEDPAAQKMQLAFRLQQIAAALENKVTDL encoded by the exons ATGGCGCTGCAGCTCTGGACCCTGACCGTCCTCGGCCTGGTGGGCACAAGTGTGAGCCTGCGGTCCCGCAAGCTGGACTTCTTCCGCAGCGAAACGGAGCTGAACCACCTGGTGGTGGATGAGGTGTCGGGCGTGGTGTACGTGGGGGCGGTGAACGCGCTCTACCAGCTGAGCGCCGACCTGCAGCTGGAGCAGCGGGCGGCCACGGGCCCAGCCCTGGACAACCAGAAGTGCACGCCGCCCATCGAGGCGAGCCAGTGCCACGAGGCCGTGCAGACTGACAACGTCAACCAGCTGCTGCTCCTTGACCGGTCCCGGAACCGCCTCATCGAGTGCGGCAGCCTCTTCAAGGGCATTTGCGCCCTGCGCTCCCTGAGCAATATCTCCACGCTCCTCTTCTACGAGGACGGCAGCGGCGAGAAGTCCTTCGTGGCCAGCAACGACAAGAGCGTGGCCACTGTGGGGCTGGTGAGCACCGCGGGCCCGAGCGGCGAGCACGTGCTCTTTGTGGGCAAGGGCAACGGGCCCCATGACAACGGCATCATCGTGAGCACGCGCCTGCTGGACCGGACCGAGGGCAGGGAGGCCTTCGAGGCCTACACGGACCACGCCACCTACAAGGCCGGCTACCTGTCCACAAACACACAGCAGTTCGTGGCTGCCTTCGAGGACGGCCCCTACGTCTTCTTCGTCTTCAACCAGCAGGACAAGCACCCGGCCCGGAACCGCACGCTGCTGGCGCGTATGTGCAAGCACGACCCGTTCTACTACTCCTACCTGGAGGTGGACCTGCGCTGCCTGGGCCCCGGCGACACCCGGGTCCCCGCCTTCGGCACCTGCCTGGCGGCCTCCGTGGCCCGGCCAGGCGCCACTGGGGTGCTGTACACTGTCTTCAGCACAGATGGCCGGGGCGGCGGGGGGCCACGGGCGGGCCTCTGCCTGTTCCCGCTGGACGAGGTCCACAACAAGATGGAGGCCAACCGCGACGCCTGCTACACGGGCACCCGGGAGGCAGGCCGGGACACCTTCTACAAGCCCTTCCACGGCGAGATCCAGTGTGGTGGCCACGGGTCG GGTGCCAGCGAGAGTTTCCCGTGTGGCTCGGAGCACCTGCCCTACCCGCTGGGCAGCCGAGACGGACTCTCAGCCATAGCCGTGCTGCACCGTGGAGGCCTGAACCTGACAGCTGTGACAGTGACGACCGAGAACGGCCACACCATCGCCTTCCTGGGCACCTCGGACGGCCGGGTCCTCAAG GTGTACCTCGCTCCAGATGGCAGCTCTGCAGAGTATGGCTCTGTCCTTGTGGAGATCAACAAGAGAATCAAGAGGGACCTGGTGCTGGCCGCAGACCGGGCCAGTCTGTACGCCATGACCCAGGACAAG GTGTTCCGGCTCCCCGTGCAGGAGTGTGAGAGCTTTTCCACCTGCGCCCACTGCCGCAGCTCACAGGACCCCTATTGCGGCTGGTGCGTCGTCGAGGGACG ATGCACCAGGAGGGCCGAGTGCCCGCGGGCCGAAGAGAGTGGCCACTGGCTGTGGAGCCGCAGCGAGTCCTGTGTGGCCGTCACCGAGGCCCAGCCGCAGAACATGAGCCGCCGGGCCCAGGGAGAG GTGCACCTGACCGTCAGTCCGCTCCCGGCCCTGAGCGAGGAGGACAAGCTGCTGTGCCTCTTCGGTGAATCACCGCCTCACGTGGCGAGCATGCAAGGGGGCGCCGTGGTCTGCAACTCCCCAAGCAGCATCCCCAGCACACCGCCTGGCCAGG ATCACGTGGCTGTGACCATCCAGCTCCTCTTCAAACGTGGCGACGTCTTCCTGACCTCCCACCTGTACCCCTTCTACGACTGCCGAGTGGCCATGAGCCTGGAGGAGAACCTGCC gTGCATCTCCTGTGCCAGCAACCGCTGGACCTGCCAGTGGGACCTGCGCTACCACGAGTGTCGGGAGGCCTCGCCCAACCCTGAGGACGGCATTGTCCGTGCCCACATG gaGGACGACTGCCCCCAGTTCCTGAACCCCAGCCCGATGGTCATCCCCATGAACCACGAGACGGCTGTGACCTTCCAGGGCAAGAACCTGGACACGGTGAAG GGCTCCTCCCTGCACGTGGGCAGTGACCTGCTCAAGTTTGAGGAGCCAGTCAGCACACAGGAGCAAGGAACCTTCTCCTTTCGGACCCCAAAG CTCTCCCACGATGCCAACGAGACGCTGCCCCTGCATCTGTATGTCAAGTCCTACGGCAAGAATATTGACAGCCGGCTCCAAG TGACCCTCTACAACTGCTCCTTCGGCCGCAGCGACTGCAGCCTGTGCCTGGCCGCTGACCCTGCCTACCAGTGCGTGTGGTGCAGCGGGCAGAGCGGGTGTGTGTACGCGGCCCTGTGTGGTCACGCCACCTCCGAGTGCCCGCCGCCCGTCATCACCAGG ATCCAGCCTGAGACTGGTCCGCTCGGCGGAGGCATTCGCATCACCATCCTTGGGTCAGATCTGGGGGTCAGAGCAGACGACGTGAAGAGGGTCACCGTGGCTGGCCAGAACTGTGCCTTTGAGCCAGAACGGTACTCCGTGTCCACCCG GATCGTGTGCACCATCGAGGCTGCAGAGGCGCCCTTCACCGGGGGCGTCGAGGTGGACATCAGCGGGAAGCTCGGCCATTCGCCTCCCCATGTCCAATTCACCTATCAG CAGCCCCAGCCTCTCAGCGTGGAGCCAAAGCAGGGGCCACAGGCGGGCGGCACCACGTTGACCATCAATGGCACCCACCTGGACACAGGCTCTGAGGAAGACATGCGGGTGACCCTCAATGACATCCCTTGTAAAGT gacgCAGTTTGGGGCACAGCTTCAGTGTGTCACCGGCCCCCAGGCGGTTCCGGGAGAGCTGTCCCTAAAGATTTACTATGGGGGCTCTGAAGTGCCCAGCCCCGGCGTCACCTTCACCTACCGTGAGAACCCAGTACTGCGGGCCTTCGAGCCGCTGCGAAGCTTTGTCAG GTGTGCCCACTCAGGCaccatcccctccctgccccccagtgGTGGCCGGAGCATCAACGTCACAGGACAGGGCTTCAGCCTGATCCAGAAATTCGCCATGGTGGTCATAGCCGAGCCTCTGCAGTCCTGGAGGCGGCGGCGGGAGGCCGGACCCCTGCAGCCCGTGACG GTCGTGGGCAGGGAGTACGTGTTCTGCAGTGACTCCAAGGTCGTGTTCTTGTCCCCGGCCGTCCCCGAGGAGCCCGAGGCCTACAACCTCACAGCGCTCATTCAGATGGATGGGCACCAAGCCCTGCTCAGGACTGAGGCTGGTGCCTTTGAGTACGTCGCCGACCCCACCTTCGAGAACTTCACAGGGGGCGTCAAGAAGCAGGTCAACAAGCTCATTCACGCGCGG ggcaCGAATCTGAACAAGGCGATGACGATTCACGAGGCCGAGGCCTTCGTGGGTGCTGAGCGGTGCATCATGAAGACACTGACGGAGACCGATCTGTACTGTGAGCCCCCAGAGGTGCAGCCCCCTCCCAAGCGGCGGCAGAAGCGGGACACGACCCACAACCTGCCTGAGTTCATT GTGAAGTTTGGCTCCCGGGAGTGGGTGCTGGGCCGCGTGGAGTATGACACGCGTGTGAGTGACGTGCCGCTCAGCCTCATCCTGCCGCTGGTCATCGTGCCCATGGTGGCTGTCATCGCTGTGTCTGTCTACTGCTACTG GAGGAAGAGCCAACAGGCAGAGCGCGAGTATGAGAAGATCAAGTCCCAGCTGGAGGGCTTGGAGGAGAGCGTGCGTGACCGCTGCAAGAAGGAGTTCACAG ACCTGATGATTGAGATGGAGGACCAGACCAACGACGTGCACGAGGCAGGCATCCCCGTGCTGGACTACAAGACCTACACCGACCGCGTCTTCTTCCTGCCCTCGAAGGACGGCGACAAGGACGTGATGATCACGGGCAAGCTGGACATCCCTGAGTCACGGCGGCCCTTAGTGGAGCAGGCGCTCAACCAGTTCTCCAACCTGCTCAACAGCAAGTGCTTCCTCATCAAC TTCATCCACACCTTGGAGAACCAGCGGGAGTTCTCGGCCCGCGCCAAGGTCTACTTTGCGTCGCTGCTGACGGTGGCGCTGCACGGGAAGCTGGAGTACTACACGGACATCATGCGCACGCTCTTCCTGGAGCTCATGGAGCAGTATGTGGTGGCCAAGAACCCCAAGCTGATGCTGCGCAG GTCTGAGACAGTGGTGGAGAGGATGCTGTCTAACTGGATGTCCATCTGCCTGTACCAGTATCTCAAG GACAGCGCAGGGGAGCCGCTGTACAAGCTCTTCAAGGCCATCAAGCATCAGGTGGAGAAGGGGCCGGTGGACGCTGTGCAGAAGAAAGCCAAGTACACCCTCAATGACACGGGGCTGCTGGGGGACGACGTGGAGTACGCGCCCCTG ACAGTGAGCGTGATCGTCCAGGACGAAGGGGTCGACGCCATCCCTGTCAAGGTCCTCAACTGTGACACCATCTCCCAGGTCAAGGAGAAGATCATTGACCAGGTGTACCGCACACAGCCTTGCTCCCGCTGGCCCAAGGCCGACAGTGTGGTCCTCG AGTGGCGTCCTGGCTCCACAGCCCAGATCCTGTCAGACCTGGACCTGACCTCTCAGCGGGAGGGCCGGTGGAAGCGCGTCAACACGCTGATGCACTACAAC GTCCGGGATGGAGCCACTCTCATCCTGTCGAAGGTGGGGGTCTCCCAGCAGCCTGAGGACAGCCAGCAGGACCTGCCTGGGGAGC gcCACGCCCTCCTGGAGGAGGAGAACCGGGTGTGGCACCTGGTGCGGCCAACGGACGAGGTGGACGAAGGCAAGTCCAAGCGTGGCAGCATGAAGGAGAAGGAGCGCACCAAGGCCATCACTGAGATCTACCTGACCCGCCTGCTCTCAGTCAAG GGCACGCTGCAGCAGTTTGTGGACAACTTCTTCCAGAGCGTGCTGGCGCCTGGCCACGCGGTGCCGCCCGCAGTCAAGTACTTCTTCGACTTCCTGGACGAGCAGGCAGAAAAGCATGACATCAAGGACGAGGACACCATCCACATCTGGAAGACCAACAG TTTACCTCTCCGGTTCTGGGTGAACATCCTCAAGAACCCCCATTTCATCTTCGACGTGCACGTCCACGAGGTGGTGGACGCCTCCCTGTCGGTCATCGCACAGACCTTCATGGACACCTGCACACGCACAGAGCACAAGCTGAGCCGC GACTCTCCGAGCAACAAGCTACTCTACGCCAAGGAGATCTCCACCTATaagaagatggtggagga ctACTACAAGGGGATCAGACAGATGGTGCAGGTCAGCGACCAGGACATGAACACACACCTGGCAGAGATTTCCCGG GCGCACACGGACTCCCTGAACACCCTCGTGGCCCTGCACCAGCTCTACCAGTACACGCAGAAGTACTACGACGAG ATCATCAACGCCCTGGAGGAGGATCCCGCCGCCCAGAAGATGCAGCTGGCCTTCCGCCTGCAGCAGATCGCGGCTGCGCTTGAGAACAAAGTCACGGACCTCTGA